One window of Tepidanaerobacter acetatoxydans Re1 genomic DNA carries:
- a CDS encoding (2Fe-2S) ferredoxin domain-containing protein, which produces MSVIKSIEDLEKIREQAKDMINLRVDNETKTRVVVGMGTCGIAAGARAVMLAILDELKKRNIDDVIVTETGCIGLCQYEPLVDVIKPDNPKVTYVNMTPEKAREVVVKHIINNQVVDEYVVPNI; this is translated from the coding sequence ATGTCAGTAATCAAGTCGATAGAGGATCTTGAGAAAATCAGAGAACAGGCCAAAGATATGATAAATTTAAGAGTTGACAATGAAACTAAGACCCGTGTAGTTGTAGGCATGGGGACTTGTGGCATTGCTGCCGGTGCCAGAGCTGTTATGTTAGCAATATTAGATGAATTAAAAAAGAGAAACATTGATGATGTTATTGTAACTGAAACAGGCTGCATTGGTCTTTGCCAGTATGAACCGCTTGTGGATGTTATTAAACCGGATAATCCAAAAGTGACTTATGTAAATATGACTCCAGAAAAGGCTAGGGAAGTTGTTGTCAAGCATATTATTAATAACCAAGTTGTTGATGAATATGTAGTACCAAATATATGA
- a CDS encoding ATP-binding protein, whose product MKELSLHILDVVQNSLGAKASLVEIDIIEDVKNDLLTIKIKDNGAGMDEEMSKKVIDPFFTTRTTRKVGMGIPLFAQAAKSCGGDLKVYSEKGKGTEVIATFVLKHIDRAPIGSMADTMVSLVAVHPDVDFIYRHCVGDKAFVLDTREVKKILQEVPINNPMVLDWIKRFIQDNLKEINGGA is encoded by the coding sequence ATGAAAGAGCTTTCTCTGCATATTTTAGATGTAGTTCAAAACTCGCTAGGGGCTAAAGCATCCCTTGTTGAAATTGACATTATTGAAGATGTAAAAAATGATTTACTCACAATAAAAATTAAAGATAACGGGGCAGGCATGGACGAGGAAATGTCTAAGAAAGTTATTGATCCGTTTTTCACTACAAGGACAACTCGAAAAGTGGGAATGGGTATACCGCTTTTTGCTCAAGCGGCTAAAAGCTGTGGAGGAGATTTGAAAGTTTACTCTGAAAAAGGCAAGGGAACAGAAGTTATAGCAACTTTTGTCCTTAAGCATATTGACAGAGCTCCTATAGGCAGCATGGCTGATACTATGGTTTCTTTAGTTGCCGTGCATCCTGATGTGGATTTTATATATCGACATTGTGTAGGAGATAAAGCATTTGTACTGGATACTCGTGAAGTAAAGAAGATACTTCAAGAAGTGCCGATAAATAATCCTATGGTGTTGGATTGGATTAAAAGATTTATACAAGACAACTTAAAGGAAATTAACGGAGGTGCGTAA
- the nuoE gene encoding NADH-quinone oxidoreductase subunit NuoE produces the protein MAVALNQQQEFTDKLKQIEEMLKKYKGQKGTLLQALQEAQNIMGYLPIEVQEMVAETLDITLSEVYSTITFYSFFSLKPKGKYQIRTCLGTACYVRGAEKVLDRLKTELGIEVGDTTDDGKFSLNACRCIGACGLAPAIIINDEVYGRLTPDKIPDILKKFE, from the coding sequence ATGGCGGTAGCTTTAAATCAGCAGCAAGAATTTACTGATAAGCTCAAACAAATCGAAGAAATGTTAAAAAAGTATAAAGGCCAGAAGGGAACTTTATTGCAGGCGCTCCAAGAAGCTCAGAATATTATGGGTTATCTCCCCATAGAAGTTCAAGAAATGGTAGCAGAAACTCTAGATATTACTTTAAGTGAAGTCTATAGCACCATCACATTTTACTCTTTTTTTAGTCTTAAACCAAAAGGTAAGTATCAAATACGCACATGTTTGGGAACTGCCTGTTATGTAAGAGGAGCCGAGAAGGTACTTGATAGATTAAAAACTGAGCTAGGAATTGAAGTCGGAGATACAACCGATGACGGTAAATTTTCCCTCAATGCCTGCCGCTGCATAGGTGCTTGTGGCCTGGCCCCGGCTATTATTATCAATGATGAAGTATACGGCAGATTAACCCCCGACAAGATTCCTGATATTCTTAAGAAATTTGAATAA
- a CDS encoding PHP domain-containing protein: MLAEFPADLHIHTCLSPCADDDMVPINILNMAKLMGTKILGVCDHNSAKNAKSMLETAKDYDILVIPGIEVQSAEEVHMLCFFENLDEVLEWQEYVYCCLPQIENKPRYFGHQWIVDGQGNILGEENRMLLTSTSLTVEEISEKVSKLNGLLIPAHVDRKHYSIVSQLGFIPEKLKIDAVEFSRAISEADFRKSFHGINKYTLITSSDAHSLKEMVYQKTFFYIESLEYSEIAMAFRGLEGRNVFIKE, encoded by the coding sequence ATGCTTGCCGAGTTTCCTGCAGATCTTCATATTCATACTTGCTTATCACCTTGCGCCGATGATGACATGGTTCCGATAAACATATTAAATATGGCAAAACTGATGGGCACTAAAATATTAGGTGTATGCGACCATAATTCGGCAAAAAATGCAAAGAGCATGTTAGAAACTGCAAAGGATTATGATATTCTCGTCATTCCGGGAATTGAAGTACAAAGCGCTGAAGAAGTCCATATGCTGTGTTTTTTTGAAAATCTAGATGAGGTGTTAGAATGGCAAGAATATGTTTATTGCTGTTTACCACAGATAGAGAATAAACCGCGTTACTTTGGTCATCAATGGATTGTGGATGGCCAGGGAAACATCTTGGGTGAAGAAAATCGAATGCTTTTGACGTCGACCTCGCTGACGGTAGAAGAAATATCGGAAAAGGTATCGAAGCTAAACGGTTTATTAATTCCTGCACATGTAGACAGAAAACATTACAGCATTGTTAGTCAGCTCGGCTTTATTCCAGAGAAATTAAAAATAGATGCGGTAGAATTTTCCAGAGCAATTTCAGAAGCGGATTTCAGAAAATCGTTTCACGGTATTAATAAATATACTTTAATAACATCTTCTGATGCTCACAGCTTGAAAGAAATGGTTTACCAGAAAACCTTTTTCTATATAGAATCTTTAGAATACAGCGAAATCGCGATGGCTTTTAGAGGCTTAGAGGGGAGGAATGTATTTATTAAAGAGTAG
- a CDS encoding HPr kinase: MNLKEMQEILNLKLVTKSTNLDRDVRGGYASDLLSWVMAHAKENEVWITIQSHQNIVAVASLLNLAAIIVAENVNIEENTLKKAEEENIPIYSSEKSIFELCGILYNLLSRESK; the protein is encoded by the coding sequence GTGAATTTAAAAGAAATGCAAGAAATACTTAACTTAAAGTTAGTTACTAAAAGCACAAACCTTGATAGAGATGTTCGAGGCGGATATGCTTCGGATCTTTTGAGTTGGGTAATGGCTCATGCTAAGGAAAATGAGGTTTGGATAACAATTCAAAGCCATCAGAATATAGTGGCGGTGGCTTCACTCTTAAATCTTGCAGCAATAATTGTGGCTGAAAATGTCAATATTGAAGAAAACACATTAAAAAAAGCGGAAGAGGAGAACATACCAATTTACTCCAGTGAAAAATCAATTTTTGAATTATGCGGTATACTGTATAATCTGTTATCAAGGGAGTCTAAGTAA
- a CDS encoding [Fe-Fe] hydrogenase large subunit C-terminal domain-containing protein translates to MQQHYHSVTLDVDKCKGCTNCIKGCPTEAIRVRNGKAHILDNKCIDCGECIRICPNSAKYAATDSISRLKEFKFKVALPAPSLFGQFKEGTSTKNIIYALKKIGFDEVYEVPLAAEEVTIAIREYISTHKDVRPLISSSCPAVMRLIQVRFPELIKNIIPIKSPMEIAARRAKEILNKEFGYKAEEIGVFFISPCPAKATSVRQPIGSDKSYVDGVISISGIFGDIVKNLDGEEFESIFNSSSGLGIGWGRAGGENLAIGGDNYLAVDGIHNCIEVLEEVEMNKLFDIDYIECQACIGGCIGGALTVESQYIARVKIRRLSEKLGSNSPINKNEVVEQFKNGYFNLEGKILPKSSLKLDDDLVEAIRKMELLEKTVKDLPGLDCGSCGSPNCRALAEDIVKGQANEEDCIFKLRDRVKHLAGEMYDLAQKLPPTMDTKER, encoded by the coding sequence TTGCAACAACATTATCATTCGGTTACTCTTGATGTTGATAAATGTAAGGGTTGCACAAATTGTATTAAGGGATGTCCCACTGAAGCAATAAGAGTAAGAAATGGGAAGGCACATATTTTAGATAATAAATGCATAGACTGCGGCGAGTGCATACGGATATGCCCTAATAGTGCAAAATATGCAGCTACAGATAGTATATCAAGATTGAAAGAATTCAAGTTCAAGGTAGCACTTCCCGCTCCCAGCCTTTTCGGTCAATTTAAGGAAGGCACCTCAACGAAGAATATCATATATGCACTAAAGAAAATCGGGTTTGACGAGGTTTACGAGGTTCCATTAGCAGCTGAAGAAGTTACTATTGCTATTAGGGAATATATTAGCACACATAAAGATGTAAGACCGCTTATTTCGTCATCTTGCCCTGCTGTTATGCGTCTTATACAAGTAAGATTTCCGGAACTCATAAAAAACATTATACCCATCAAATCGCCAATGGAAATTGCTGCAAGACGTGCCAAGGAGATTTTAAACAAAGAGTTTGGCTATAAGGCAGAGGAAATTGGAGTCTTTTTTATCAGCCCTTGTCCTGCCAAAGCTACCTCCGTCAGACAGCCCATAGGTTCAGATAAATCCTATGTAGATGGAGTAATTTCGATTTCTGGGATTTTTGGTGATATAGTAAAAAATCTGGACGGCGAAGAATTTGAATCAATATTTAACAGTTCTTCCGGCCTTGGAATAGGATGGGGCAGGGCCGGTGGAGAAAACTTAGCCATAGGCGGCGACAATTACTTGGCTGTAGATGGAATTCACAATTGTATAGAAGTATTAGAAGAAGTTGAAATGAACAAACTTTTTGACATAGACTATATTGAGTGTCAAGCATGCATAGGCGGATGTATCGGCGGTGCACTTACTGTAGAAAGTCAGTATATAGCACGGGTCAAAATACGAAGATTATCAGAAAAACTTGGTTCTAACAGTCCCATTAATAAAAATGAAGTTGTAGAGCAGTTTAAGAATGGATATTTTAATTTAGAAGGAAAAATTCTTCCAAAATCTTCTCTTAAATTAGACGATGATTTGGTTGAAGCAATCCGCAAGATGGAACTTTTAGAAAAAACAGTAAAGGATCTTCCGGGACTGGATTGCGGCAGCTGCGGCTCGCCTAATTGCAGGGCCCTGGCCGAAGATATTGTAAAAGGTCAAGCAAATGAAGAAGATTGCATATTTAAGCTTAGAGATAGAGTAAAACACCTGGCCGGCGAGATGTATGACCTTGCACAAAAGTTGCCTCCAACCATGGATACAAAGGAAAGGTAG